A region of Moorena producens PAL-8-15-08-1 DNA encodes the following proteins:
- a CDS encoding 3'(2'),5'-bisphosphate nucleotidase: MSYEQEKQVAIEAALAAAKICEQVRSERVTQAMEKSDKSPVTVADYGSQAVICRLLAQGFPDDPVVGEEDAAALVEPTMANQLAQVTSYVESVTNDATPEAVVNWINRGNGEIGPRYWTLDPIDGTKGFLRNDQYAVALALVEQGEVKVGVLACPALPVNLAQPDGERGVLFVAVRGQGATMVPISGGEPQSIQVTDAENTAELRFVESVESGHGDHSRQDLVAKAVGITADSLRMDSQAKYGAVASGQAALYLRLPSSKYPNYREKIWDHAAGTIVVEEAGGLVTDMHGKPLNFSLGSKLVENQGVVVSNGVIHETVLAALRDTAK, from the coding sequence ATGTCTTATGAACAAGAGAAACAGGTTGCCATTGAGGCAGCCTTAGCCGCTGCCAAAATTTGTGAGCAAGTCCGGTCTGAACGGGTGACTCAAGCTATGGAAAAAAGTGACAAAAGCCCTGTTACTGTTGCCGATTATGGCTCTCAGGCAGTGATTTGCCGCTTACTTGCCCAAGGCTTTCCTGATGATCCAGTAGTGGGTGAAGAAGATGCTGCTGCTTTGGTGGAACCAACCATGGCGAATCAGTTGGCACAGGTAACCAGTTATGTAGAATCTGTAACTAATGATGCTACTCCTGAGGCAGTGGTGAATTGGATTAATCGAGGCAATGGTGAGATTGGACCTCGCTACTGGACCTTAGACCCGATTGATGGCACCAAAGGGTTTCTGCGTAATGATCAATATGCTGTAGCCTTGGCTTTGGTAGAACAAGGTGAAGTGAAAGTAGGAGTGCTAGCTTGCCCAGCGTTACCCGTGAACCTAGCACAACCCGATGGGGAGCGGGGTGTCCTATTTGTGGCAGTACGGGGTCAGGGAGCAACCATGGTACCTATTAGTGGTGGGGAACCCCAATCGATTCAAGTGACTGATGCTGAGAATACAGCAGAACTCCGGTTCGTGGAAAGCGTGGAATCTGGTCATGGGGACCATTCTCGGCAAGATTTGGTCGCTAAAGCGGTGGGAATTACTGCAGACTCCCTGCGGATGGATTCTCAGGCTAAGTATGGTGCGGTTGCCTCTGGTCAAGCAGCCCTTTACCTGCGTTTACCGTCTTCGAAGTATCCTAACTACCGTGAGAAAATTTGGGACCATGCTGCAGGCACCATTGTTGTGGAGGAAGCTGGTGGGCTTGTTACGGATATGCATGGTAAGCCTCTGAACTTTTCTCTCGGTTCTAAGCTAGTTGAAAATCAGGGTGTGGTTGTCAGCAATGGTGTGATTCATGAGACGGTGCTGGCAGCACTGCGGGATACAGCGAAGTAG
- a CDS encoding YqaE/Pmp3 family membrane protein: MYFIRIICAIFLPPLGVFLQVSFGKSFWLNILLMVLGFIVGTQLGFPKYGVVPAILHAVWVTANQYQD, encoded by the coding sequence ATGTATTTCATCCGGATCATCTGTGCCATTTTCCTGCCACCACTAGGTGTGTTCTTGCAAGTGAGTTTTGGCAAGTCCTTTTGGCTTAATATTCTGTTAATGGTATTGGGTTTCATTGTAGGCACTCAACTTGGTTTTCCCAAATATGGTGTAGTACCCGCCATACTCCATGCCGTATGGGTAACTGCTAATCAATATCAGGATTAA
- a CDS encoding YqaE/Pmp3 family membrane protein, with translation MDLIRILCAIFVPPLGVFLQVGFGWPFWINILLTLLGYIPGIIHAVWVIAKR, from the coding sequence ATGGATTTAATTCGGATTTTATGTGCTATTTTCGTGCCACCACTGGGAGTATTTTTGCAAGTGGGTTTTGGCTGGCCCTTTTGGATAAATATCCTTTTAACCCTATTGGGGTATATTCCAGGAATTATCCATGCCGTTTGGGTGATTGCCAAGAGATAA
- a CDS encoding DUF3727 domain-containing protein, which produces MFSSQSPQENGESPKGDITLKDANGKTLECYIEHSLELEGCQYLLLLPVDSPIEIVAWDDDQEDLADASLVEDEAELDLIFPDAQAVLAEQNLQLKRTAFTLTVAGELPTVEEDDILTLEIEEDDVPMEAEELQELASFYYQEQEYGIYTPVEPLLFFARSNQSGQPELLSTQEIKQVQPLLEELLFDDLE; this is translated from the coding sequence ATGTTTTCATCTCAATCTCCCCAAGAAAATGGGGAATCTCCAAAAGGGGACATTACGCTGAAGGACGCTAACGGTAAAACTCTCGAATGTTACATTGAGCATTCCCTAGAGCTGGAGGGTTGTCAATACCTTCTGCTGTTACCTGTGGACTCACCCATAGAAATTGTGGCTTGGGATGATGATCAAGAAGACTTAGCTGATGCCTCTCTAGTTGAAGATGAAGCTGAGCTTGACTTGATCTTCCCTGACGCCCAAGCGGTTCTAGCGGAGCAAAATCTTCAGCTCAAGCGCACCGCTTTTACCTTAACTGTTGCTGGTGAGTTGCCAACAGTTGAGGAAGACGACATTCTCACCCTGGAAATTGAAGAGGATGATGTTCCAATGGAAGCAGAGGAACTACAGGAGCTAGCGAGCTTTTATTACCAAGAACAAGAGTATGGAATCTATACTCCTGTAGAGCCACTGCTGTTTTTTGCTCGCTCGAACCAATCTGGTCAACCAGAGTTACTGTCTACACAGGAAATTAAACAAGTTCAGCCATTGCTCGAAGAACTGCTATTCGATGATCTCGAGTAG
- the mltG gene encoding endolytic transglycosylase MltG — MKTLKSISNRFFYFVLLPTTLGLCAWQGWEWWSWVVSPPVKAQSSEDVARSLVKIEIPPGTPGQQIGRDLEASGLIRSADAWKLWTHWRQLLDRDGEFKAGTYELSPTQPLTKIAETIWKGKVMQLSFTIPEGWSIQQMADYFESLGFFSADDFIAASSKIPWNKYPWLPSELPHLEGYLYPDTYKLPSDGISPQAVIQQMLNRFEQVALPVYEKGQYKTQLSINDWVTLGSIVEKEAVVAEERDRIAGVFTERLRRGMRLETDPTVEYGLGIRQTADQPLTYKQVRQPSPYNTYLNPGLPPTPIASPGIGSLKATLDPEDTEYLFFVARYDGTHVFSKTLTEHEAAKNAIRRERRAKQ; from the coding sequence ATGAAAACGCTCAAAAGCATCTCCAATAGATTTTTTTATTTCGTTCTGTTGCCAACCACCCTTGGTCTTTGTGCATGGCAGGGTTGGGAGTGGTGGAGTTGGGTGGTATCCCCACCCGTAAAAGCACAATCTTCCGAAGATGTCGCTCGAAGCCTCGTAAAAATTGAGATTCCCCCAGGAACCCCAGGTCAGCAAATAGGCAGAGATCTGGAAGCTTCTGGTTTAATTCGCTCAGCCGATGCTTGGAAACTCTGGACTCATTGGCGGCAGCTGCTAGACCGAGATGGTGAGTTTAAAGCTGGAACTTACGAACTATCACCAACTCAACCCCTGACCAAAATCGCAGAAACGATTTGGAAAGGGAAGGTGATGCAGCTGTCTTTCACCATACCGGAAGGGTGGTCGATTCAGCAAATGGCGGATTATTTTGAATCTCTAGGATTTTTCTCGGCTGATGACTTTATCGCTGCTAGTAGCAAAATCCCCTGGAATAAGTACCCTTGGTTGCCCAGTGAGCTCCCTCATCTAGAAGGTTATTTATACCCAGATACCTATAAGTTACCCAGTGATGGCATCTCGCCACAAGCAGTCATCCAACAAATGCTTAATCGATTTGAACAGGTAGCCTTACCAGTATACGAAAAAGGTCAGTACAAAACCCAGCTTAGTATCAATGATTGGGTAACATTAGGGAGCATTGTCGAGAAGGAAGCAGTAGTTGCTGAAGAACGCGATCGCATTGCTGGTGTCTTTACTGAACGGTTGCGGCGAGGGATGAGATTAGAAACCGATCCCACGGTTGAATATGGATTGGGGATTCGACAAACTGCTGATCAACCCCTGACCTACAAGCAAGTGCGGCAACCCTCCCCTTACAATACCTATCTCAACCCAGGATTACCGCCGACCCCGATTGCCAGTCCTGGCATAGGCAGTTTGAAAGCAACCCTTGATCCCGAAGACACCGAATACTTGTTTTTCGTGGCTCGTTACGATGGCACTCATGTTTTTAGCAAAACCCTAACAGAACATGAAGCCGCTAAAAATGCCATCCGTAGAGAACGGCGAGCCAAACAATAA
- a CDS encoding YqeG family HAD IIIA-type phosphatase — translation MSWVSKLQPDLILGGSILDLTPDIIQQYQLSGLVLDVDQTLIPVTKSRVSREIERWVEQTRAMVSLWLVSNNLSEHRISRIASSLDLPYIYGARKPSRRKLKIAVDAMNLPIDQVAMVGDRLFTDVLAGNRLGMFTILVEPIRDQAMSKSLYPMRDLEVWFSQALGVSLTTMQQNFNKPDKSK, via the coding sequence ATGTCTTGGGTCTCAAAGTTACAACCTGACTTAATCCTTGGTGGCTCCATCTTAGACCTGACACCAGATATTATCCAGCAATATCAGCTCTCAGGTCTAGTGTTGGATGTTGACCAGACTTTAATACCAGTGACCAAATCCCGTGTTTCTCGGGAAATTGAACGGTGGGTAGAGCAAACTAGAGCGATGGTTTCCCTGTGGCTGGTCAGTAATAACCTCAGTGAACATCGCATTAGCCGTATTGCTTCCTCCCTAGATTTGCCTTACATATATGGAGCTCGCAAACCTTCGCGACGCAAGCTGAAAATAGCTGTAGATGCCATGAACCTACCTATAGACCAAGTGGCAATGGTAGGCGATCGCTTATTCACTGATGTCTTAGCTGGGAATCGACTGGGAATGTTCACCATTCTTGTAGAGCCCATACGAGACCAAGCTATGAGTAAGTCTTTATACCCAATGCGTGATTTAGAAGTGTGGTTCTCTCAAGCCTTAGGGGTTTCCTTGACCACCATGCAACAAAACTTCAACAAACCTGACAAATCAAAATAA
- the grxC gene encoding glutaredoxin 3: MSANVEIYTWSSCPFCIRAKGLLNKKGVEFTEYSIDGDNQAREKMAQRANGARSLPQIFINDQHIGGCDDLHTLEFQGQLDNLLKAS; encoded by the coding sequence ATGAGCGCAAACGTTGAAATCTACACCTGGAGCAGTTGCCCCTTCTGTATCCGTGCTAAAGGTCTACTAAACAAGAAGGGAGTTGAATTTACTGAATACTCTATTGATGGTGATAACCAGGCACGGGAGAAGATGGCTCAACGGGCAAATGGAGCACGCTCCTTACCACAGATTTTTATCAATGACCAGCATATCGGTGGCTGTGATGACCTTCACACTCTGGAATTTCAGGGTCAGTTAGACAATCTGCTCAAGGCAAGCTGA
- the gshB gene encoding glutathione synthase translates to MKFAFIIDPLPKLDPGHDTSVALMEAAQELGHEVWVTQAQQLSVIKGQAWGLLQPVQLTPAKLDDGHWVVSEQWYQTGKALLKPLEEMDAVWMRTDPPVTIPYLYATYILDYINPDKTLVINSPTGIRTANEKMYALQFQEVIPQTIVSQEKSVIRQFVEEKEAAVLKPLGGKAGEGIIFLQASDRNFNSLVEISTKQGSEPVMVQAYLPAAKDGDKRIILLNGEPIGAVNRIPTGKEFRGNMAVGGRVAATEITPREEKICALLKPKLQQDGLYFVGIDVIGGYLTEVNVTSPTGIREIDRLDGTHLAKKVIIWVEAVKNNGG, encoded by the coding sequence GTGAAATTTGCGTTTATAATAGACCCTCTCCCGAAACTTGATCCCGGTCATGATACTAGTGTGGCACTGATGGAAGCCGCACAGGAATTAGGTCATGAGGTTTGGGTCACTCAGGCTCAACAATTGAGTGTTATTAAGGGTCAGGCTTGGGGACTTCTACAACCTGTGCAACTAACTCCAGCCAAACTCGATGACGGGCATTGGGTCGTCAGTGAGCAGTGGTACCAGACTGGTAAGGCTCTGTTGAAACCTCTAGAGGAGATGGATGCTGTCTGGATGCGGACAGACCCGCCGGTTACCATACCTTACCTTTATGCGACCTATATCTTGGACTACATTAATCCAGATAAAACCTTGGTGATTAATTCACCAACTGGCATCAGGACAGCTAACGAAAAAATGTATGCCCTCCAGTTTCAGGAGGTGATTCCACAGACTATTGTCAGTCAGGAGAAATCGGTGATTCGGCAATTCGTTGAGGAAAAAGAGGCAGCAGTACTTAAACCTCTAGGAGGGAAAGCTGGTGAGGGCATTATATTTCTACAGGCAAGCGATCGCAATTTTAACTCCTTGGTGGAAATTAGCACTAAACAGGGTAGTGAGCCAGTGATGGTTCAGGCTTATCTACCTGCTGCCAAAGATGGAGATAAACGGATTATCCTCTTGAATGGTGAACCGATTGGAGCAGTAAATCGCATTCCCACAGGTAAGGAATTTCGGGGTAACATGGCTGTGGGTGGTCGAGTAGCCGCTACGGAAATTACTCCCCGAGAGGAAAAAATTTGTGCCCTGCTCAAGCCAAAACTGCAGCAAGATGGCTTATATTTTGTAGGCATAGACGTTATCGGCGGCTACCTGACCGAAGTTAATGTCACCAGTCCTACTGGCATCCGGGAAATTGACCGCTTAGATGGTACTCATCTGGCTAAAAAGGTAATTATCTGGGTTGAGGCAGTGAAAAACAACGGCGGTTAA
- a CDS encoding DUF4870 domain-containing protein, with amino-acid sequence MDQITVPRNDREARIWGMLCHLSSLLWIPLLIMGLPIPLANLAGPLMIWLNKRNKYRFVKVHGKESINFQISITLYATIILTIFTAFAWAFFILIGGIKGFDRNSWLELFKLIEFWLWCLASILGIIDSLLVTMASIAAQYGRVYRYPFTLRFLK; translated from the coding sequence ATGGATCAAATAACAGTGCCACGGAACGATAGGGAAGCTCGAATCTGGGGGATGCTGTGTCATCTATCCTCCCTGCTATGGATTCCCCTATTGATTATGGGTCTACCTATCCCTTTGGCTAACCTGGCAGGCCCGTTGATGATCTGGTTAAACAAGAGAAATAAATACCGCTTTGTAAAGGTTCACGGTAAAGAATCTATTAATTTTCAAATCTCGATTACCCTTTACGCTACCATTATCCTGACCATATTTACGGCCTTTGCCTGGGCGTTTTTCATCCTGATTGGTGGAATAAAGGGTTTTGACCGTAACTCTTGGTTGGAGCTGTTTAAGCTCATAGAATTCTGGCTATGGTGTCTAGCTAGTATCCTGGGAATCATTGATTCGCTGCTGGTGACTATGGCTTCAATCGCTGCTCAATATGGTAGGGTTTACCGTTACCCGTTTACCCTGCGATTTTTAAAATAA
- a CDS encoding Gfo/Idh/MocA family protein has product MAEFSATGATEQLPTIGVAVVGTGFGQKIHIPGFKAHSRTEVVAVYHRDPDQANAYANQYDIPYGCDRLEDLLALPEVEAVSICTPPFLHYEMAKMVLEAGKHLLLEKPMTLTAAETQELYQLATEKGVVAIPDFEFRFIPSWQLLAEYLEKDYVGKKRLIKIDWLVSSRANPERPWNWYAQKDKGGGALGAVGSHAFDYIHWLFGPVQRLCAQLSTAIPARPDPNASNLLKPVDADDTCLLLLELADGTPCQLSISSVTYHGRGHFVEVYGDRGTLVLGSNNLKDYVHGFRLWAATAGQSLMEVEIPQRLAFSETYLDGRLAPFIRVVDHWVQAIDNGSVTTLSLKEGVYSQMLMDLTHESHETRRWVEVDKQKYSGF; this is encoded by the coding sequence ATGGCTGAGTTTTCTGCAACAGGTGCAACTGAACAGCTACCAACAATTGGTGTAGCGGTAGTGGGAACTGGATTTGGACAAAAAATCCACATCCCTGGCTTTAAAGCTCATTCCCGGACGGAAGTGGTGGCTGTCTATCACCGAGACCCGGATCAGGCTAATGCGTACGCAAACCAATATGATATTCCCTATGGATGCGATCGCTTAGAAGATCTCCTAGCTTTACCGGAAGTAGAAGCGGTTAGCATCTGTACTCCCCCGTTTCTGCACTACGAAATGGCGAAAATGGTTCTAGAAGCAGGGAAACATCTGCTACTAGAGAAACCCATGACCTTAACGGCAGCCGAAACCCAGGAGCTTTACCAACTCGCTACAGAAAAGGGTGTTGTGGCTATACCTGATTTTGAATTCCGCTTTATCCCCTCATGGCAGCTATTAGCGGAATATCTCGAAAAAGACTATGTCGGTAAAAAGCGTCTGATTAAAATTGACTGGTTAGTCTCTAGCCGAGCTAATCCTGAACGCCCCTGGAACTGGTATGCTCAAAAGGATAAAGGCGGCGGAGCACTAGGGGCAGTTGGTTCTCATGCCTTTGATTATATTCATTGGCTATTTGGACCAGTGCAGCGGTTGTGTGCTCAACTGAGTACCGCAATTCCAGCGCGACCAGACCCCAATGCTAGCAATTTACTTAAGCCAGTAGATGCTGATGACACCTGTCTGTTATTACTGGAATTGGCAGATGGTACCCCTTGTCAACTCAGTATTAGTTCCGTAACCTATCACGGGCGAGGTCACTTTGTAGAGGTTTATGGCGATCGCGGTACCTTAGTCTTAGGCAGTAACAATCTCAAAGACTACGTTCATGGATTTCGTCTGTGGGCAGCGACCGCAGGTCAATCCCTGATGGAAGTAGAAATTCCCCAGCGACTAGCATTTTCTGAAACCTATCTCGATGGTCGTTTAGCCCCATTTATCCGGGTGGTTGACCATTGGGTGCAAGCCATTGACAATGGTAGCGTTACCACACTATCTCTCAAAGAAGGAGTGTACTCCCAAATGTTAATGGATTTAACCCATGAGTCCCATGAAACCAGGCGTTGGGTTGAGGTAGATAAGCAGAAGTATAGCGGTTTTTAA
- a CDS encoding DUF4230 domain-containing protein, translated as MSTGGMILTTLILGVVMWRTSSRLFEQVNGLFDLSQLNLSQPEPEVDVRNVVVNKVRNVSELTTAVFSMEAVVPTRQDRNLGQYRLASTTLLYIAYGEVRAGVDLGKLSVDDVKVSNDSIEVQLPAPQLLDSKIDVTRSQVYDYNRGFLGLGPDVAPQLQMLAQQQTLRKIQATACQQGVLEQANQRAQLVVTNLLMTAGYKTVDVKLQPSSISMCMGALSLAS; from the coding sequence ATGAGCACAGGGGGCATGATACTCACGACGCTAATTTTAGGAGTGGTGATGTGGCGCACTAGCTCCCGTTTGTTTGAACAGGTTAATGGTCTATTCGACTTATCACAATTAAACTTATCACAGCCAGAACCAGAGGTGGATGTCAGAAACGTTGTGGTTAATAAAGTTCGTAACGTTAGTGAATTGACCACTGCTGTGTTTAGCATGGAGGCGGTGGTCCCAACTCGTCAAGATAGAAACTTAGGACAATATCGCTTAGCGTCAACGACATTACTCTACATTGCTTATGGGGAAGTGCGAGCTGGGGTTGATTTAGGGAAATTAAGCGTGGATGATGTCAAAGTCAGCAATGACTCGATCGAAGTGCAGTTACCAGCGCCCCAATTACTCGATAGCAAGATTGATGTTACCCGTTCCCAGGTCTACGACTACAACCGAGGATTTTTGGGTCTTGGACCTGATGTTGCCCCTCAATTACAGATGCTAGCTCAACAGCAAACCCTCCGGAAAATTCAGGCTACTGCTTGTCAGCAAGGTGTGCTAGAGCAAGCTAATCAAAGGGCGCAATTAGTGGTGACTAATTTATTGATGACAGCTGGTTACAAAACCGTAGATGTCAAGCTTCAACCGTCATCAATATCGATGTGTATGGGAGCTCTATCACTAGCATCATAG
- a CDS encoding DUF2237 family protein — translation MNNAKNVLGGTLKVCCTFPMTGFFRNGKCDTGASDVGLHIVCAEMTEEFLSFTQLRGNDLSTPSPVYNFPGLKPGDQWCLCLSRWKEALDAGVAPPVILSATHEAALDYIPLEVFKEHAILNG, via the coding sequence ATGAACAATGCCAAAAACGTCCTTGGCGGAACCCTAAAGGTGTGCTGCACATTTCCCATGACGGGATTTTTTCGGAACGGAAAATGTGACACAGGAGCATCTGACGTTGGTTTACATATCGTTTGTGCAGAAATGACGGAAGAGTTCCTATCTTTTACTCAGTTAAGGGGGAATGATTTGAGTACACCATCCCCAGTCTATAATTTTCCTGGTCTTAAACCTGGAGATCAATGGTGTTTGTGTCTCAGTCGTTGGAAGGAGGCGCTGGATGCTGGGGTTGCGCCACCAGTGATTTTGTCAGCAACCCATGAAGCAGCCCTTGATTACATTCCTTTGGAGGTATTTAAGGAACACGCTATTCTTAACGGCTAA
- a CDS encoding SDR family oxidoreductase produces MRKKLLVTGASGFLGWNLCQLAKEKWDVYGTYFSQTIDIPGITVVKVDLREFQEIKDLFAEIQPAGVIHTAAHSKPNFCQTHPEESYSINVTASINIARLSADYDIPCVFTSTDLVFDGLNPPYLETDPVSPISYYGEQKVMAEEGMRSHYPKVAICRMPLMFGITPPTASSFIQPFLKILREGRPLSLFTDEIRTPVSGTTAAKGLLLALEKVQGLVNLGGKERISRYDFGCLMAEVFELSQDNLGRCLQKDVPMAAPRSPDTSLDSSLAFSLGYQPLSVREELEGLRGKV; encoded by the coding sequence ATGAGAAAAAAACTCTTAGTGACAGGAGCTAGCGGTTTCCTTGGATGGAACCTTTGCCAGCTCGCCAAAGAAAAATGGGATGTTTATGGCACTTATTTTTCCCAGACGATAGATATTCCAGGAATAACTGTGGTAAAGGTTGACTTGAGGGAATTTCAGGAGATAAAGGATCTGTTTGCTGAGATTCAGCCAGCAGGAGTAATTCATACCGCAGCTCACTCTAAACCTAATTTTTGTCAGACCCATCCCGAGGAATCATACTCGATTAATGTTACAGCTTCTATCAATATTGCTCGACTAAGTGCAGATTATGATATCCCTTGTGTGTTTACCTCTACTGACTTGGTATTCGATGGTTTAAATCCTCCTTATCTAGAAACTGATCCGGTATCGCCCATCAGCTATTATGGTGAGCAAAAAGTGATGGCAGAAGAAGGGATGCGATCGCATTATCCTAAAGTCGCCATTTGCCGGATGCCCTTAATGTTTGGTATCACTCCCCCTACTGCCAGTAGCTTTATCCAACCCTTCCTCAAAATCCTGAGAGAAGGGCGACCCTTGAGCTTATTTACCGATGAAATTAGAACCCCTGTCAGTGGCACAACAGCAGCCAAGGGACTTTTATTAGCGCTAGAGAAAGTCCAAGGTCTAGTTAATCTGGGCGGAAAAGAAAGGATCTCACGCTATGACTTTGGTTGCCTGATGGCTGAGGTATTTGAGCTTTCCCAAGATAACTTAGGACGCTGTCTACAAAAGGATGTACCGATGGCTGCTCCTAGATCTCCGGATACTTCATTGGATAGTTCATTAGCATTTAGTTTGGGGTATCAACCGTTATCAGTGCGGGAGGAATTGGAAGGGTTACGAGGAAAAGTGTAA
- a CDS encoding GMC family oxidoreductase — MAEANSMYDYIVIGGGSAGSIVASKLAASDSNAQILLIEAGKLLLNPKMYNPSDWFEVLQQHPEIDWGYETVPQKNLNNRVIMLPQAKALGGCALHNATVYVRGGRSDFDAWGKVAPGWSWNDVLPHFESVEQIIKVLVATTDHFNFINDLFAAAKEYGLPENPNYNTSESQYGYAPFQFNNIKTLSKLFRETTFNTFLPAVHANVTVIAEALVTKIRFNDTKAIGVEYVQKNEKYFAAVRHEVVLSAGAIASPKILMLSGIGDETELAKFDIPVVANVPEVGKNLHDDLFVSAGFYIPEDKDLPVYSYSLAPAVIFGSTENSSSVVDIECSVGVGTLKGFPGPKNSFWLWPNVMHLKSKGTITLRSSSPDQTPVVDPKYLTVPGDLQSCIKALQLGIDIGNQSSLGQWREKQIAPEPGTDLESYIRETASTTQHYCGTCRMGIDQSSVVDTELKVRGVSGLRVIDASVFPLPITANTAAATMMIADKGAEILT; from the coding sequence ATGGCAGAAGCAAATTCCATGTATGACTACATTGTGATTGGTGGAGGTTCTGCCGGAAGCATAGTAGCTTCAAAGCTTGCTGCTTCTGACTCAAATGCACAAATTCTGCTGATCGAAGCTGGAAAGCTCCTACTCAATCCCAAGATGTACAACCCAAGTGATTGGTTTGAAGTCCTACAACAACATCCAGAGATTGATTGGGGTTACGAGACAGTACCTCAAAAAAATTTAAACAACCGTGTGATCATGCTGCCGCAAGCAAAAGCCCTAGGTGGGTGTGCATTACATAATGCCACGGTCTATGTCAGAGGTGGACGCTCTGACTTTGATGCGTGGGGTAAAGTAGCACCCGGTTGGTCATGGAATGATGTACTACCGCACTTTGAAAGTGTAGAGCAGATCATCAAGGTTTTGGTGGCAACGACAGATCATTTCAATTTCATTAACGATTTATTCGCTGCTGCTAAGGAGTACGGTTTACCTGAAAATCCTAATTATAATACCAGCGAGAGTCAATATGGATACGCTCCATTTCAGTTCAACAATATCAAAACACTTTCAAAGCTTTTTCGTGAAACCACATTTAACACTTTTTTACCAGCGGTTCATGCAAATGTAACTGTAATAGCTGAAGCTTTGGTAACCAAGATCCGATTTAATGATACCAAAGCAATTGGTGTTGAATATGTTCAGAAGAACGAAAAATACTTTGCAGCCGTGCGACATGAGGTTGTGCTGAGTGCTGGTGCGATTGCTAGTCCAAAAATCTTGATGCTTTCAGGCATTGGCGACGAAACTGAGTTGGCAAAATTTGATATTCCAGTAGTTGCGAATGTTCCAGAAGTCGGCAAGAACTTACATGACGATCTTTTCGTTAGTGCCGGATTTTATATTCCCGAAGATAAAGATTTACCAGTGTATTCCTATAGCCTAGCTCCAGCTGTGATTTTCGGCTCTACGGAAAATAGTAGTTCAGTTGTTGATATAGAGTGTTCAGTGGGAGTGGGAACACTCAAAGGTTTTCCTGGTCCAAAAAATTCTTTTTGGTTATGGCCAAATGTCATGCACTTGAAGAGTAAGGGAACTATTACGCTGCGTTCAAGTTCTCCTGATCAAACTCCTGTTGTTGACCCAAAGTATCTGACGGTGCCAGGAGATCTGCAGTCATGTATAAAAGCGCTTCAGTTAGGTATCGATATTGGCAATCAATCAAGCTTGGGGCAATGGCGGGAAAAGCAAATTGCTCCAGAACCGGGAACAGATTTGGAGAGTTATATAAGAGAAACAGCTAGTACAACACAGCATTATTGTGGAACTTGCAGAATGGGGATTGATCAGAGTTCTGTGGTGGATACAGAACTTAAGGTTCGAGGAGTATCAGGTCTGCGTGTGATTGATGCTTCTGTCTTCCCATTACCAATAACCGCAAACACAGCAGCAGCAACTATGATGATTGCTGATAAGGGAGCTGAGATTTTGACCTGA
- a CDS encoding endonuclease domain-containing protein yields MPKDYPRIRGTTPQTEQAARHLRQNLTPAEAQLWSALRGRQLAGLKFRCQHPVGRFIVDFYCPSCKLVIEVDGDIHTQQKAYDEARTKHFQLFGYRVLRFTNQEVFRDLQTVLARIVEVAEACLLAD; encoded by the coding sequence ATGCCAAAAGACTATCCTAGAATTCGTGGCACTACCCCGCAAACTGAGCAGGCTGCTCGTCATCTGCGGCAAAATCTAACTCCTGCCGAAGCACAGTTATGGAGTGCATTGCGTGGTCGTCAACTGGCAGGACTCAAGTTTCGCTGTCAGCATCCGGTAGGGCGATTTATTGTTGACTTTTACTGTCCATCATGCAAATTAGTCATTGAGGTTGATGGAGACATTCATACACAGCAAAAAGCCTATGATGAGGCTCGAACAAAGCATTTTCAGTTGTTTGGTTATCGAGTGTTGAGGTTTACTAACCAAGAAGTTTTCAGAGATCTGCAAACCGTTCTAGCCCGCATTGTCGAAGTAGCAGAAGCTTGTTTACTCGCAGACTAG